In the genome of Zobellia nedashkovskayae, the window GGAATATTACGGAAACGTCAATACTATTGGTCCAAGAGGTGTATATGATGAGGCAAAAAGGTTTCAGGAGTCCATAACAATGGCATATCATCGCTTTCATGGCTTAGAAACACGAATTGTACGAATTTTCAATACTTATGGACCTCGAATGCGTTTGAACGATGGTAGGGTAATCCCAGCATTTATAGGACAGGCATTAAGAGGAGAGGATTTAACCATATTTGGAGATGGAAGTCAAACCCGCTCTTTTTGTTATGTAGATGATGAAGTAGAGGGTATATATAGACTGTTACTTAGTGATTATGTTTTGCCAGTGAACATTGGTAATCCCCATGAGATTACCATTAAAGATTTTGCAGAAGAAATTGTAAAGTTAACAGGAACTAACCAAAAAGTCATTTACAAGCCATTGCCACAAGATGACCCTATGCAAAGGCAACCGGATATTTCAAAAGCAAAGGAGATTTTAGGATGGGAGCCAAAAGTATCCAGGTCAGAAGGAATGAAAAAAACTTATGAATATTTTAAAACTTTACCAGAAGAGGAATTATATAAAAAGGATCACAAAGATTTTAAAGATTACAATAAGGTGTAATGTTTTATAAAAAAGCTAAAATTAAAGGAGCGAATCTATTTTTATGATTGCTCCTTTTTTTATGTAAAAAAATGATATTGATGTTGGAAGTTTCTTTTTAATTAAGAGAGTGACAGAATTTAGTTACGTTACTAATGTTAGATCTATTTGTTGGTCTATTCCGTAAGTACGTAGGAATAATTATATTTATAACTTAATCTGTTTTTGCGATTAGCCGATTTTTTTAGGGCGTACAACAAGATTAATTAGAAGTTCCAATGTTAAGGTTTAGTTTTGTGTTTATAATTTAAAAGAACTTTTAGTGATTTTTAGATTATATTTATATGTTTGGCTAAGGTTTGAAAGAATTTTGGCACCCCCAAATAAAGTGAACTATAAACCAATTTAATTTGAAAACAATTACGAAAGACAAGATATGGCTGTCTTCTCCCCACATGGGAGGGGGCGAACAAAAATATGTTCAAGTGGCCTTCGATACCAATTGGGTAGCCCCTTTGGGTCCTAATGTAGATAACTTTGAAAAATCTATTAACCTGTTCTTAGGTGGTAGTAGCAATGTTGCAGCACTGAGTTCAGGTACTGCTGCCATTCATTTGGCTTTGGAGTTGTTGGGAGTAACTAAAGATGACGAAGTTATTTGTCAAAGTTTTACTTTTTCGGCATCTGCAAACCCCATTATGTATCTTGGCGCAACACCTATATTTGTAGATAGTGAAAAAGATACGTGGAATATTTCTCCAAAATTACTTGAAGAGTCTATAAAAGACCGAATTGCGAAAGGAAAAAAACCGAAAGCAATAGTAGCCGTCCATCTATATGGTATGCCTTATAAGGTAGAGGAAATTGCTCAGATTTCGGAAAAGTACGGAATACCCGTCGTAGAAGATAGCGCAGAAGCACTAGGTAGCAGTTTTAAAAATAAGAAATGTGGTACTTTTGGAGCAATAGGTATTTTATCATTTAATGGTAATAAAATTATCACTACTTCTGGTGGCGGAGCTTTGATTGCCAAAGATGAGGCTACAAAGAACAAAGCGGTATTCTTAGCAACTCAAGCTAGAGATGATGCACCGCATTACCAACATTCTTCTGTAGGATACAATTATAGGATGAGCAATATTCTTGCAGGTATTGGTCGCGGTCAAATGGAGGTGCTTCAGGATCGCGTTGATCAAAGAAGATTCAATTACAATTTTTACAAAAAACATCTTGCTCATCTTCCTGAAATACTATTTTTAGAAGAACAAGATGGGTATTATTCGAATAGATGGTTGACTTGTGTTCTGATGCCCTCATTTGCAATTAGAGAAAAAATTCGTTTAGCTTTATTAGAAGAGAATGTAGAATCAAGACCTTTATGGAAGCCTATGCATTTACAACCAGTTTTTGCTGAATTCCCTAACTATAATGATGGTACATCTGAAGACCTTTTTAATAGAGGGCTATGTTTACCTAGTGGCTCCAACCTTTCGCAGAATGACCTAGAAAGAATTGTAGCACTTATTTTAACCAAAATTTAATCTGATGATAAAAGGATATTTAGTAAATAATGCGCATAAATATGCATCTAAATGGTTAGTCTTAGCCATTGATGTAGTAATGATAGCTATTTCTTTTGTGTTGTCTTACATCATAAGATTCAATCTTACGTTAGATTTTGATCTTGACAAACTATTTGTTCAATTACCGATTATATCTTTAATTGCATTGGCTTCGTTTGTTTTTACAGGCTCTTATAAGGGGGTGGTTAGACATACGGGTGTTAGGGATGTTTATAACATTTTTAATGCAATTTGTCTCTCGAGTATTTTGTTGATATCAATGGTTTTATTTAATCGTGAATTAGGAGTTTTTGAAAATTTCACTGTTCCATTAGGTATTATCATCATACATAGTTTGTTAAGCTTTGTAGCTCTTACCGCTTCTCGATACGTATTTAAATCACTGTATAACAATTTCATATCTAGAGATTTTAAGGTGAACAAAAATGTTTTGATTTTTGGAGCTGGAGAGTCTGGAATATTAACTCAGAGTGCTCTTGTAAACCATTCCAAAAGTAGAGTAAGAGTTGTTGGGTATATTGATGAAGATGATAAAAAAATCGGAAAGCAGATAAATGGAGTAAAAGTATTTAGCAAAGATGTTCTAAATAGGGAGTTTATTCTTAAAAATAGTATTTCAGAAGTTATTTTTTCAATTCAAAATATCGATCCTAAAGGTCTTAAAGAACTAGTTGAGGGTCTTGTAGATTTCCCTGTTCAGGTTAAAATTGTGCCTCCAGTAGAGCAGTGGATTAATGGTGAGCTTAAAGTTTCTCAAATTAAACAAGTGCAAATTGAAGATCTTTTAGATAGAGCTCCAATTAATATAAAAAACTCTAAAATATCTGAGGAGGTTAAGAACAAGGTCGTTCTTGTTACCGGCGGAGCTGGGTCTATAGGAAGTGAAATTGTACGTCAAGTGTGTACGTATGATTATAAATCACTAATTATTATAGATCAATCGGAATCTGCCCTATATGATTTGCAACAAGAATTAAAGCAAAATGGCTTTCATAACTTCATGCCTATTGTAGGAGACGTACGAGATAAAAATCGTTTAAATAATCTTTTTCAAGAATATAAGCCGGACATTGTATTTCATGCAGCTGCTTATAAGCATGTGCCGTTGATGGAATACAATGCTTACGAAGCTATTAAAATTAACGTAGCAGGAACAAAAGTGGTTGCTGATTTATCAATTAGTCATAATGTAGACAAGTTTATTTTTATCTCCACGGATAAGGCCGTAAACCCGACTAATGTTATGGGTGCCACAAAGCGAATTGCGGAGATGTACATTAGCTGTATGCAGCAAAAAGGGAAAACGAAATTTATTACTACACGTTTTGGTAATGTTTTAGGTTCAAATGGATCGGTTATTCCTCTTTTCAAAAAGCAAATAGATAAAGGAGGTCCTTTAACGGTAACGCATGAAAATGTAACTAGATTTTTCATGACCATACCAGAGGCTTCACAACTAGTTTTGGAAGCGGGTGCCATGGGCGATGGTGGTGAAATCTTTATTTTTGATATGGGCGAGTCAGTAAAAATATTTGACTTAGCAAAAAACATGATTAAACTTTCAGGTCTTAAATATCCTGAAGACATTGATATTAAGATAACTGGTTTACGTCCAGGGGAAAAATTATACGAAGAGTTGTTGGCGAATGGAGAAAATACTTTACCTACTTACCATAAAAAAATTATGATAGGTAAAACAAGGGAGCTTGATTATGTTTCTGTACGATCTAGAATAGATGAGCTTTGTGTATCTAATATGTTCTTCAATGAAAGTACGGTGAGTTTAATGAAAGAGATAGTGCCTGAATTTATTTCAAACAACTCAGAACTATGTTCGTTGGACAAGAAGAAAGAAAATAAGACTAAGAATCATCCTCTTAAAAAAGTCTTATAACCTTTTAATTTGCTATTATTGCACAAAAATACAAAACACTATGTCCGTAAAAAAAATAATTTCAGTTGATGTTTTTCAATTTTTAAAGACTGTTATTCCTATTAAAATTGTTTTTCTTGTATTACTATCTTCTTGTGCGACTAAGAAAGAAGTTGTATACTTTCAAAATACAGGAGATTTTGAAACGTTAGTAGATAAAAATAGTTTTACACCTAAGTTTAAGATTGATGATTTAGTAAGCATTTATGTATCTACATTAGATAGCGAAGCTAGTGCGCCATTCAATTTATTCAGAGGTGGTTCAGAAGGTGGAGTAAGGCCTGAGCAAGTTGATTATTTAGTAGATAAAGACGGTTCGATAGATTTTCCTGTTGTCGGTAAAGTTAAAATTGCAGGTCTCTCAGGTGAAGAAGTGAAAGAACTACTCAGAGATAAACTTTCTGACTATCTTAAAGACCCTATAATAAATATTAGATTAAGAAATTTCAGTATTTCAGTATTAGGAGAAGTGCGTAGGCCGGGCACATATCCGGTAGACGGAGAGCGAATAACAATCATGGAGGCTTTGGGTTTTGCAGGGGATTTAACTATTAAAGGCAAGCGTGAAAACGTTATGGTTATTCGTGATTTTGATGGTACAAAAGTTTACACCAGAATTGACCTTACAAAAAAGGAAGCACTTAGCTCTCCGGTTTATTATTTGACACAAAATGATGTGGTTTATATTGAGCCAAATAAATCGGCAATTACTGCTTCTGCTTTGGATAATCGGGCAACAATAGCAGTTTCTATAGCATCTATACTTATCACCGGAACAATTCTTTTGATAACTAGAACCAATTAAGTTAAAGTAGGTCTACTACAGTTTATAAAAAACAAAATGAGCTTAAATACTCAGAATCCAATATCAAGCAATACACTCAATTTTAAGGAGATATTGAATACATACACTGCACAGATTAAGTGGTTTGTTTTGTCAGTTATAATTGCATTTATAATTGCCTTTATTTATATAAGATATGCTACGCCAAAATTTGCTGTTCAAACACAAATTCAAATACTAGAGGATAAAACAACTGGTTCCGAACTTGACGTTTTTCAGGATTTAAATTTATTAGGTGGCGGTAAGAATAAAGTGGAGGATGAGTTGCAGCTGATAAGTTCTCGTTCTAATTTTATTAGAGTTGTAAAGGAATTAAACTTGAACACAAAAATTTTGGTTC includes:
- a CDS encoding polysaccharide biosynthesis/export family protein — translated: MSVKKIISVDVFQFLKTVIPIKIVFLVLLSSCATKKEVVYFQNTGDFETLVDKNSFTPKFKIDDLVSIYVSTLDSEASAPFNLFRGGSEGGVRPEQVDYLVDKDGSIDFPVVGKVKIAGLSGEEVKELLRDKLSDYLKDPIINIRLRNFSISVLGEVRRPGTYPVDGERITIMEALGFAGDLTIKGKRENVMVIRDFDGTKVYTRIDLTKKEALSSPVYYLTQNDVVYIEPNKSAITASALDNRATIAVSIASILITGTILLITRTN
- a CDS encoding UDP-glucuronic acid decarboxylase family protein — encoded protein: MKKILITGAAGFLGSHLCDRFIKEGYYVIAMDNLITGDLRNIEHLFKLENFEFYHHDVTKFVSVPGKLDYILHFASPASPIDYLKIPIQTLKVGALGTHNLLGLAKVKKARILIASTSEIYGDPLVHPQTEEYYGNVNTIGPRGVYDEAKRFQESITMAYHRFHGLETRIVRIFNTYGPRMRLNDGRVIPAFIGQALRGEDLTIFGDGSQTRSFCYVDDEVEGIYRLLLSDYVLPVNIGNPHEITIKDFAEEIVKLTGTNQKVIYKPLPQDDPMQRQPDISKAKEILGWEPKVSRSEGMKKTYEYFKTLPEEELYKKDHKDFKDYNKV
- a CDS encoding polysaccharide biosynthesis protein: MIKGYLVNNAHKYASKWLVLAIDVVMIAISFVLSYIIRFNLTLDFDLDKLFVQLPIISLIALASFVFTGSYKGVVRHTGVRDVYNIFNAICLSSILLISMVLFNRELGVFENFTVPLGIIIIHSLLSFVALTASRYVFKSLYNNFISRDFKVNKNVLIFGAGESGILTQSALVNHSKSRVRVVGYIDEDDKKIGKQINGVKVFSKDVLNREFILKNSISEVIFSIQNIDPKGLKELVEGLVDFPVQVKIVPPVEQWINGELKVSQIKQVQIEDLLDRAPINIKNSKISEEVKNKVVLVTGGAGSIGSEIVRQVCTYDYKSLIIIDQSESALYDLQQELKQNGFHNFMPIVGDVRDKNRLNNLFQEYKPDIVFHAAAYKHVPLMEYNAYEAIKINVAGTKVVADLSISHNVDKFIFISTDKAVNPTNVMGATKRIAEMYISCMQQKGKTKFITTRFGNVLGSNGSVIPLFKKQIDKGGPLTVTHENVTRFFMTIPEASQLVLEAGAMGDGGEIFIFDMGESVKIFDLAKNMIKLSGLKYPEDIDIKITGLRPGEKLYEELLANGENTLPTYHKKIMIGKTRELDYVSVRSRIDELCVSNMFFNESTVSLMKEIVPEFISNNSELCSLDKKKENKTKNHPLKKVL
- a CDS encoding DegT/DnrJ/EryC1/StrS family aminotransferase, which gives rise to MGGGEQKYVQVAFDTNWVAPLGPNVDNFEKSINLFLGGSSNVAALSSGTAAIHLALELLGVTKDDEVICQSFTFSASANPIMYLGATPIFVDSEKDTWNISPKLLEESIKDRIAKGKKPKAIVAVHLYGMPYKVEEIAQISEKYGIPVVEDSAEALGSSFKNKKCGTFGAIGILSFNGNKIITTSGGGALIAKDEATKNKAVFLATQARDDAPHYQHSSVGYNYRMSNILAGIGRGQMEVLQDRVDQRRFNYNFYKKHLAHLPEILFLEEQDGYYSNRWLTCVLMPSFAIREKIRLALLEENVESRPLWKPMHLQPVFAEFPNYNDGTSEDLFNRGLCLPSGSNLSQNDLERIVALILTKI